Proteins found in one Drosophila busckii strain San Diego stock center, stock number 13000-0081.31 chromosome 2R, ASM1175060v1, whole genome shotgun sequence genomic segment:
- the LOC108596742 gene encoding protein lingerer isoform X4 yields MSTQQTRSGGGGGRTQKKSNAAGGGGGGGGGNHVGNSNNDANTHATITVHKHKADANKTEKPEKAQPKATTEQLRIAQITNSTTEDPQINEKVTLLLTMTQRSEEEVCCALNECDFDLQAAANFLIEILPQGAFAKYEKKRKSKTGTAVADGAGGDGEWADGNANADRREKSRNRSANRGGRGGTDSRGWRGREARENDRNMRESRGGERGGEERGANDNYRGQRNGGRGAPGGGGGRDGGPRDSARGGGFMSRPGRGGGRMGGRGGVARGERGGFAARNNANNEDHHEVELWDNTIAQNAEKQQHQQGHDDAWGDWNNEEYEGSLKDSKVFTTSNLNSQTAATVVSVGTELAAPPGLEHQLGQATLSVEDGSSTAPTSAAGGTTPMMQYSAAVSNPPPQLQSSTPSSVANASPYASNADTFSSAASAAATLVQQAQLQQQTPLKPSATLSAEQSQYFNSLTSQGASPTAAAAAASTVYGQSNNQAAPYPNTYANVFASAPGSSVGTPNNNNNSSNSNDQSQPTQVRRARAKLPPPSKIPASAVEMPGDNALNNIGYLDVQFGAMDFGNDDSFGDALPEKFNAGVSIDGQSSQQQQQQQDEYQSKTHQQQAALTAGLQNAQLLQGDALSASSYAARTTQQAAGSVLDQLTKSDPYGQAGSGNNGGTSYQNAYQTSAASKANSAYQTPASVQGGYNSSSYAGVQSSVANSYQPSGYGSYQPNAVNSYQQQQQQHQAASVAQSAAGSGVAATQNIPSGGQNSSSANASSAYLSSGYSTPQSAYQSSQSVYGSTGLSNSSGFAGSASNSSSQYGNFSASAKLKDAATGGAASHYDSVSTSSGVSSSSASTGNGPAGAVSGASGANQAVVSNTNNNVSGSSSASSVTAVNSSGNNVASVGGGQQGGPGGNSLSGVSSGGVVAGGGSAASVGVGVGVNASSVSGSVAAQTGTAAVLASLASASNKNNSSSSNSSGSGGATTVSAGAGGVSGSSTGGAGSGGGSGGGSSSGLVPTNIQMVSQYIQTGLPYYQQPVFSYEELQMMQQRVPHVQGYYDLNYTPNSLNAGRDNLGSVAYSTMTDGRFARTDNNSSPVSNVSSTMSQQTGSSAPMLNVPYAYFYGGNVVPGGFQYGTPAIYPTQIPAANTASGGQFPKPSYSAGYGSTSYDALSQTTQDYTKGGYSSSVNQQSKTQTVSNQPQAGTGSDLTSSMYGKGHVALNKVNSYDKQSFHSGTPPPFNMANTQTAGGTSAQPYGMYLPMPAAGHHNMIHQPIHQDSNSAGQRQQSSSQSKSAGKPSYPTSYWTGQN; encoded by the exons ATGAGCACACAACAAACTCGTTCGGGGGGCGGCGGAGGTCGTACTCAGAAAAAATCAAATGCCGccggtggtggcggcggcggcggtggtggcaaCCATGTGGGCAACAGTAACAACGATGCCAACACACATGCCACCATAACGGTGCATAAGCATAAAGCCGATGCAAACAAGACAGAGAAACCAGAGAAGGCTCAACCAAAGGCCACCACGGAACAGTTGCGCATTGCTCAGATCACTAATAGCACCACAGAGGATCCGCAGATTAATGAAAAGGTCACCCTATTGCTAACAATGACCCAACGCTCCGAAGAGGAGGTCTGCTGTGCTCTAAATGAGTGCGACTTTGATTTGCAGGCAGCGGCCAATttcttaattgaaatattaccACAG GGCGCCTTTGCCAAGTACGAGAAGAAGCGCAAGAGTAAGACCGGCACCGCCGTGGCAGATGGAGCTGGCGGCGATGGCGAGTGGGCCGATGGCAATGCAAATGCGGACAGGCGTGAAAAGTCACGTAATCGCAGCGCCAATCGTGGTGGACGCGGCGGCACCGACAGTCGCGGCT GGCGCGGCAGAGAGGCGCGTGAGAATGATCGCAATATGCGTGAATCTCGTGGCGGCGAGCGCGGCGGCGAGGAACGCGGAGCCAACGACAACTATCGTGGTCAGCGCAATGGTGGACGAGGTGCacctggcggcggcggcggtagAGATGGTGGTCCACGCGACTCAGCTCGCGGCGGCGGCTTTATGTCACGTCCTGGACGCGGTGGAGGTCGCATGGGTGGACGCGGCGGTGTGGCGCGTGGCGAACGCGGTGGCTTTGCTGCACgcaacaatgccaacaatgAGGATCATCATGAGGTGGAGCTCTGGGACAATACCATAGCGCAAAATGctgaaaagcagcaacatcagcaaggGCACGACGATGCCTGGGGCGACTGGAATAATGAGGAGTATGAGGGCTCGCTAAAGGACAGCAAGGTGTTTACCACGAGTAATCTCAACTCGCAAACGGCAGCGACTGTGGTGAGTGTCGGCACTGAGCTGGCGGCGCCTCCTGGCCTGGAACATCAGCTGGGACAAGCGACGCTTTCGGTAGAGGATGGCAGCAGCACGGCGCCTACGTCCGCAGCAGGCGGAACCACGCCCATGATGCAGTATAGTGCAGCGGTTAGCAATCCACCGCCGCAGCTGCAGAGCAGCACGCCAAGCAGTGTTGCAAATGCTTCACCATATGCATCCAATGCTGATACATTCTCAAGTGCTGCCTCTGCAGCTGCCACGCTGGTGCAGCAGgcgcagttgcagcagcagacgccaCTGAAGCCATCGGCCACACTTTCCGCGGAGCAATCTCAGTATTTCAACTCGCTGACGTCGCAAGGCGCCAGTCccacagcagccgccgccgctgcatcGACTGTCTACGGCCAGAGCAACAACCAAGCAGCGCCGTATCccaatacatatgcaaatgtgtttGCTTCAGCGCCCGGTTCCAGCGTTGGCacgcccaacaacaacaacaacagcagcaacagtaacgaTCAATCGCAGCCCACGCAAGTGCGTCGTGCTCGAGccaagctgccgccgccttcAAAGATACCAGCGAGTGCCGTGGAAATGCCTGGCGACAATGCTCTCAACAACATCGGCTACCTGGATGTGCAATTCGGTGCCATGGACTTTGGCAACGACGACAGCTTTGGCGATGCGCTGCCCGAGAAGTTCAATGCGGGCGTTAGCATCGATGGACagtcgtcgcagcagcagcagcagcagcaggacgaGTATCAGAGCAAGACACATcagcagcaggcggcgctTACCGCCGGCTTGCAGAACGCGCAGCTGTTACAGGGCGACGCTTTGAGCGCCAGCAGCTATGCGGCACGCACAACGCAGCAGGCGGCGGGCAGCGTGCTGGATCAGTTGACCAAGAGCGATCCCTACGGCCAGGcgggcagcggcaacaatggCGGCACATCCTATCAGAATGCCTATCAGACGAGCGCTGCCAGCAAGGCGAACAGTGCCTATCAGACGCCAGCCTCTGTGCAAGGTGGCTACAATAGCTCCAGCTATGCGGGCGTGCAATCCTCGGTGGCCAATAGCTATCAGCCCTCGGGCTATGGTAGCTATCAGCCCAATGCGGTCAACTcctatcagcagcagcagcaacaacatcaagcCGCTTCAGTGGCGCAGAGCGCTGCAGGCAGCGGCGTCGCAGCGACACAAAACATTCCCAGTGGCGGACAGAACAGCTCCAG CGCGAATGCGAGCTCCGCCTATCTGTCCTCGGGATATTCGACACCACAAAGTGCTTACCAGTCCAGCCAGAGTGTCTATGGCAGCACTGGTCTCTCCAACAGCAGCGG GTTTGCTGGCAGCGCAAGCAACTCGTCCTCGCAGTACGGTAACTTTAGTGCTAGCGCTAAGCTCAAGGATGCGGCCACAGGCGGAGCTGCCTCGCACTACGACAG TGTCTCCACCAGCAGCggcgtaagcagcagcagcgccagcacgGGCAACGGTCCCGCGGGCGCGGTCAGCGGTGCAAGCGGTGCTAACCAGGCGGTCGTCTCCAACA ccaacaacaatgttaGTGGCAGCAGTTCGGCGAGCAGCGTTACGGCGGTCAatagcagcggcaacaatgtGGCATCGGTTGGTGGCGGACAGCAGGGCGGACCAGGCGGCAACTCATTGTCGGGCGTAAGTAGCGGCGGTGTTGTTGCCGGCGGCGGCAGTGCAGCCAGCGTCGGTGTTGGCGTCGGCGTCAATGCTAGCTCTGTGAGCGGTTCGGTTGCTGCACAAACGGGCACCGCAGCGGTGCTTGCGTCGCTGGCCTCAGCCAGcaataagaacaacagcagcagcagcaacagcagcggcagcggtggTGCTACAACTGTTAGCGCTGGAGCTGGTGGCGTTAGTGGCAGCTCAACTGGTGGTGCTGGTAGTGGtggtggcagcggcggcggcagcagcagcggcttggTGCCCACCAACATCCAAATGGTTAGTCAATATATTCAGACTGGATTGCCATACTATCAGCAACCAGTTTTTTCCTACGAGGAATTACAAATGATGCAACAGAGAGTGCCACATGTG CAAGGATATTATGATCTGAACTACACGCCCAACAGCCTCAATGCTGGACGCGACAATCTCGGCTCTGTGGCATACTCAACCATGACTGATGGGCGCTTTGCGCGCACCGACAATAACTCCAGTCCAGTTAGTAAC GTTTCAAGCACAATGTCGCAACAAACAGGCTCAAGTGCGCCTATGCTGAATGTTCCTTATGCCTATTTCTATGGCGGCAATGTTGTGCCCGGCGGTTTCCAATATGGCACGCCAGCAATCTATCCA ACACAAATACCGGCAGCCAATACTGCCTCTGGTGGTCAATTCCCCAAGCCTTCATATAGCGCTGGCTATGGCTCAACCAGCTATGATGCGCTCTCTCAGACAACTCAGGATTATACCAAGGGCGGCTACTCGTCCAGCGTGAATCAGCAGAGCAAAACGCAAACGGTTTCAAATCAGCCGCAGGCGGGCACTGGCTCCGATTTAACCTCATCCATGTATGGCAAGGGACACGTGGCGCTAAACAAGGTCAat TCGTATGACAAGCAGAGTTTCCATTCGGGCACACCGCCGCCTTTCAATAtggcaaacacacagacagccgGTGGCACCTCGGCCCAGCCCTATGGCATGTATCTGCCGATGCCGGCTGCCGGACACCACAACATGATCCATCAACCCATACATCAG GATTCAAACAGCGCCGGACAGCGTCAACAGTCGAGCAGCCAGTCAAAGTCTGCCGGAAAACCGAGCTATCCTACTTCTTACTGGACTGGACAGAACTAG
- the LOC108596742 gene encoding protein lingerer isoform X3 has protein sequence MSTQQTRSGGGGGRTQKKSNAAGGGGGGGGGNHVGNSNNDANTHATITVHKHKADANKTEKPEKAQPKATTEQLRIAQITNSTTEDPQINEKVTLLLTMTQRSEEEVCCALNECDFDLQAAANFLIEILPQGAFAKYEKKRKSKTGTAVADGAGGDGEWADGNANADRREKSRNRSANRGGRGGTDSRGWRGREARENDRNMRESRGGERGGEERGANDNYRGQRNGGRGAPGGGGGRDGGPRDSARGGGFMSRPGRGGGRMGGRGGVARGERGGFAARNNANNEDHHEVELWDNTIAQNAEKQQHQQGHDDAWGDWNNEEYEGSLKDSKVFTTSNLNSQTAATVVSVGTELAAPPGLEHQLGQATLSVEDGSSTAPTSAAGGTTPMMQYSAAVSNPPPQLQSSTPSSVANASPYASNADTFSSAASAAATLVQQAQLQQQTPLKPSATLSAEQSQYFNSLTSQGASPTAAAAAASTVYGQSNNQAAPYPNTYANVFASAPGSSVGTPNNNNNSSNSNDQSQPTQVRRARAKLPPPSKIPASAVEMPGDNALNNIGYLDVQFGAMDFGNDDSFGDALPEKFNAGVSIDGQSSQQQQQQQDEYQSKTHQQQAALTAGLQNAQLLQGDALSASSYAARTTQQAAGSVLDQLTKSDPYGQAGSGNNGGTSYQNAYQTSAASKANSAYQTPASVQGGYNSSSYAGVQSSVANSYQPSGYGSYQPNAVNSYQQQQQQHQAASVAQSAAGSGVAATQNIPSGGQNSSSANASSAYLSSGYSTPQSAYQSSQSVYGSTGLSNSSGFAGSASNSSSQYGNFSASAKLKDAATGGAASHYDSVSTSSGVSSSSASTGNGPAGAVSGASGANQAVVSNTNNNVSGSSSASSVTAVNSSGNNVASVGGGQQGGPGGNSLSGVSSGGVVAGGGSAASVGVGVGVNASSVSGSVAAQTGTAAVLASLASASNKNNSSSSNSSGSGGATTVSAGAGGVSGSSTGGAGSGGGSGGGSSSGLVPTNIQMVSQYIQTGLPYYQQPVFSYEELQMMQQRVPHVQGYYDLNYTPNSLNAGRDNLGSVAYSTMTDGRFARTDNNSSPVSNVSSTMSQQTGSSAPMLNVPYAYFYGGNVVPGGFQYGTPAIYPTQIPAANTASGGQFPKPSYSAGYGSTSYDALSQTTQDYTKGGYSSSVNQQSKTQTVSNQPQAGTGSDLTSSMYGKGHVALNKVNSYDKQSFHSGTPPPFNMANTQTAGGTSAQPYGMYLPMPAAGHHNMIHQPIHQMDGRIHSSSRRDSNSAGQRQQSSSQSKSAGKPSYPTSYWTGQN, from the exons ATGAGCACACAACAAACTCGTTCGGGGGGCGGCGGAGGTCGTACTCAGAAAAAATCAAATGCCGccggtggtggcggcggcggcggtggtggcaaCCATGTGGGCAACAGTAACAACGATGCCAACACACATGCCACCATAACGGTGCATAAGCATAAAGCCGATGCAAACAAGACAGAGAAACCAGAGAAGGCTCAACCAAAGGCCACCACGGAACAGTTGCGCATTGCTCAGATCACTAATAGCACCACAGAGGATCCGCAGATTAATGAAAAGGTCACCCTATTGCTAACAATGACCCAACGCTCCGAAGAGGAGGTCTGCTGTGCTCTAAATGAGTGCGACTTTGATTTGCAGGCAGCGGCCAATttcttaattgaaatattaccACAG GGCGCCTTTGCCAAGTACGAGAAGAAGCGCAAGAGTAAGACCGGCACCGCCGTGGCAGATGGAGCTGGCGGCGATGGCGAGTGGGCCGATGGCAATGCAAATGCGGACAGGCGTGAAAAGTCACGTAATCGCAGCGCCAATCGTGGTGGACGCGGCGGCACCGACAGTCGCGGCT GGCGCGGCAGAGAGGCGCGTGAGAATGATCGCAATATGCGTGAATCTCGTGGCGGCGAGCGCGGCGGCGAGGAACGCGGAGCCAACGACAACTATCGTGGTCAGCGCAATGGTGGACGAGGTGCacctggcggcggcggcggtagAGATGGTGGTCCACGCGACTCAGCTCGCGGCGGCGGCTTTATGTCACGTCCTGGACGCGGTGGAGGTCGCATGGGTGGACGCGGCGGTGTGGCGCGTGGCGAACGCGGTGGCTTTGCTGCACgcaacaatgccaacaatgAGGATCATCATGAGGTGGAGCTCTGGGACAATACCATAGCGCAAAATGctgaaaagcagcaacatcagcaaggGCACGACGATGCCTGGGGCGACTGGAATAATGAGGAGTATGAGGGCTCGCTAAAGGACAGCAAGGTGTTTACCACGAGTAATCTCAACTCGCAAACGGCAGCGACTGTGGTGAGTGTCGGCACTGAGCTGGCGGCGCCTCCTGGCCTGGAACATCAGCTGGGACAAGCGACGCTTTCGGTAGAGGATGGCAGCAGCACGGCGCCTACGTCCGCAGCAGGCGGAACCACGCCCATGATGCAGTATAGTGCAGCGGTTAGCAATCCACCGCCGCAGCTGCAGAGCAGCACGCCAAGCAGTGTTGCAAATGCTTCACCATATGCATCCAATGCTGATACATTCTCAAGTGCTGCCTCTGCAGCTGCCACGCTGGTGCAGCAGgcgcagttgcagcagcagacgccaCTGAAGCCATCGGCCACACTTTCCGCGGAGCAATCTCAGTATTTCAACTCGCTGACGTCGCAAGGCGCCAGTCccacagcagccgccgccgctgcatcGACTGTCTACGGCCAGAGCAACAACCAAGCAGCGCCGTATCccaatacatatgcaaatgtgtttGCTTCAGCGCCCGGTTCCAGCGTTGGCacgcccaacaacaacaacaacagcagcaacagtaacgaTCAATCGCAGCCCACGCAAGTGCGTCGTGCTCGAGccaagctgccgccgccttcAAAGATACCAGCGAGTGCCGTGGAAATGCCTGGCGACAATGCTCTCAACAACATCGGCTACCTGGATGTGCAATTCGGTGCCATGGACTTTGGCAACGACGACAGCTTTGGCGATGCGCTGCCCGAGAAGTTCAATGCGGGCGTTAGCATCGATGGACagtcgtcgcagcagcagcagcagcagcaggacgaGTATCAGAGCAAGACACATcagcagcaggcggcgctTACCGCCGGCTTGCAGAACGCGCAGCTGTTACAGGGCGACGCTTTGAGCGCCAGCAGCTATGCGGCACGCACAACGCAGCAGGCGGCGGGCAGCGTGCTGGATCAGTTGACCAAGAGCGATCCCTACGGCCAGGcgggcagcggcaacaatggCGGCACATCCTATCAGAATGCCTATCAGACGAGCGCTGCCAGCAAGGCGAACAGTGCCTATCAGACGCCAGCCTCTGTGCAAGGTGGCTACAATAGCTCCAGCTATGCGGGCGTGCAATCCTCGGTGGCCAATAGCTATCAGCCCTCGGGCTATGGTAGCTATCAGCCCAATGCGGTCAACTcctatcagcagcagcagcaacaacatcaagcCGCTTCAGTGGCGCAGAGCGCTGCAGGCAGCGGCGTCGCAGCGACACAAAACATTCCCAGTGGCGGACAGAACAGCTCCAG CGCGAATGCGAGCTCCGCCTATCTGTCCTCGGGATATTCGACACCACAAAGTGCTTACCAGTCCAGCCAGAGTGTCTATGGCAGCACTGGTCTCTCCAACAGCAGCGG GTTTGCTGGCAGCGCAAGCAACTCGTCCTCGCAGTACGGTAACTTTAGTGCTAGCGCTAAGCTCAAGGATGCGGCCACAGGCGGAGCTGCCTCGCACTACGACAG TGTCTCCACCAGCAGCggcgtaagcagcagcagcgccagcacgGGCAACGGTCCCGCGGGCGCGGTCAGCGGTGCAAGCGGTGCTAACCAGGCGGTCGTCTCCAACA ccaacaacaatgttaGTGGCAGCAGTTCGGCGAGCAGCGTTACGGCGGTCAatagcagcggcaacaatgtGGCATCGGTTGGTGGCGGACAGCAGGGCGGACCAGGCGGCAACTCATTGTCGGGCGTAAGTAGCGGCGGTGTTGTTGCCGGCGGCGGCAGTGCAGCCAGCGTCGGTGTTGGCGTCGGCGTCAATGCTAGCTCTGTGAGCGGTTCGGTTGCTGCACAAACGGGCACCGCAGCGGTGCTTGCGTCGCTGGCCTCAGCCAGcaataagaacaacagcagcagcagcaacagcagcggcagcggtggTGCTACAACTGTTAGCGCTGGAGCTGGTGGCGTTAGTGGCAGCTCAACTGGTGGTGCTGGTAGTGGtggtggcagcggcggcggcagcagcagcggcttggTGCCCACCAACATCCAAATGGTTAGTCAATATATTCAGACTGGATTGCCATACTATCAGCAACCAGTTTTTTCCTACGAGGAATTACAAATGATGCAACAGAGAGTGCCACATGTG CAAGGATATTATGATCTGAACTACACGCCCAACAGCCTCAATGCTGGACGCGACAATCTCGGCTCTGTGGCATACTCAACCATGACTGATGGGCGCTTTGCGCGCACCGACAATAACTCCAGTCCAGTTAGTAAC GTTTCAAGCACAATGTCGCAACAAACAGGCTCAAGTGCGCCTATGCTGAATGTTCCTTATGCCTATTTCTATGGCGGCAATGTTGTGCCCGGCGGTTTCCAATATGGCACGCCAGCAATCTATCCA ACACAAATACCGGCAGCCAATACTGCCTCTGGTGGTCAATTCCCCAAGCCTTCATATAGCGCTGGCTATGGCTCAACCAGCTATGATGCGCTCTCTCAGACAACTCAGGATTATACCAAGGGCGGCTACTCGTCCAGCGTGAATCAGCAGAGCAAAACGCAAACGGTTTCAAATCAGCCGCAGGCGGGCACTGGCTCCGATTTAACCTCATCCATGTATGGCAAGGGACACGTGGCGCTAAACAAGGTCAat TCGTATGACAAGCAGAGTTTCCATTCGGGCACACCGCCGCCTTTCAATAtggcaaacacacagacagccgGTGGCACCTCGGCCCAGCCCTATGGCATGTATCTGCCGATGCCGGCTGCCGGACACCACAACATGATCCATCAACCCATACATCAG ATGGACGGCAGGATTCATAGCTCATCCCGCCGG GATTCAAACAGCGCCGGACAGCGTCAACAGTCGAGCAGCCAGTCAAAGTCTGCCGGAAAACCGAGCTATCCTACTTCTTACTGGACTGGACAGAACTAG